TCTCCACACTGAGCAGGTATTACACTCTGAAACTTCACAGGTTAATACTCCAGACAGGACCCTTTAAAATGGTATGTTACATTACATATGTCAAGGTACTTAATTTTCTATCCTATGGTGGCCAGAATCTGTACGCGTTCCTGTGCTACAAGCCTTTCTTGAGATGGGTTTTTCCAAAGGTAACTGGTCGATTACAATTGCTCAGCTGTTATAAATAAGACTTTCGTGTGATGATTCTCATTTGTACTGTCCGTAGGAGGGTGGAGCCAGCGTTTGCCTCATGCCAGCAGTCTTGGGAAGATCTTCACTGCCCTGCCTTTGGGTGAACCTCTCTACCAGATGCTTGAACTTAAATTGGCCATGTACATGGAATTTCCAAGTCACATGAAGCCTGGTATTCTGGTGACATGTGCAGATGACATAGAGGTGTACAGTGTTGCAGAGAATGACAACATCAGGTTTGACAAACCTGGCTTTACAGCTCTGGCCCACCCTTCATCACTCTCTATTGGAACAACTCATGGTGTGTTTGTTTTGGATTTATGTGAGGAGTCTAAATTCTCAGATATGGCAAATGTTTCTTGCCTGCAGTTTTTGCACAAGCCCAGCATTGCTCAGATGCGAAATAGTGGTGCAGTTTGTAACAGGGGGAGTAATTGTTTGTCTGATACTGAATTTGTTTACACTGACAGCACCTATTATGTCGACTTTGATACTGCAAGGTCTCTTCTTAAATTTTTTAAAGAGGTGGGTACCCTTGAATGTGAGGTAGATGCTTATGGGGACTTTCTTCAAGCTCTAGGTCCCAAAGCTATGATAGAGTACACCAGCAACACTGCTAATGTACCCAAAGTGGAGGACAGTCTGGTGGAAATCCGCAAGAAGATCTTCACCGTTCTCACAGGAACGCCGCTGAATGTCATTGTACTCAACAACTCCAGGTTTTTTCACATTGGAACCATGTCTGAGTACCTCTTTCACCTCACTGAGGATGAGGAGCTGAAGGCTATGCTGGGTCTGTTGTCAGCAGCCTTCAGTAAACATCTGGATGAAAATACAGTGGGTTCCAGCGCCTCTTGTGTTATGTACAGTGTCCTCGGTCATGGTTGTTCTGTGGGTCCTCAGTCTGTGGTGGAGTACTCACGGCTGGAAGCAGGAGTTATTGTCGGGAGAGGCTGCATCGTGAGCAGCTGCTGGGTCGGTCCTGGCCTCTCGGTGCCTGACGGAGTCGTCATACATTCAATATGCATAAACCAAAATGGTGAACTGAAGTTCGTGACCATCATCTTCGGAATTAATGACAACCTGAAACACACGGTGAAATCTCAGGTCCATCTAAAAGATCTGAAACTTTTTGGGTTGAGCCTTGAAGAGTGTTTGTCTTGCTGGCAGCTGGATACCCTGAGGTTCTCTGGAGATGCATCCAGCTGTAGTTTGTGGAATGCGTGCCTCTTTCCTGTGTGCACTGACCTGCAAAGCGCATTCTCAAAGTCTCTGGAGATGCAGCAGGCTGTGTTGTGCGGCTCTTTGTTAACGCTGCCCAAAAACACAAAGCTGATATCGATGCATGAGGCTTTACAGTACAAGAACCTCGATGAGATGTTAAAGTTCCGGAAGGAACTACACAGTGACATCACACAGAGATGATGTAGCACTTTAATGTTCTCAGGCTGAACACTAACTATATATTGCCATTTTTGCTTACTGGCTGCATCCAGTCAGACGTGACTGTCCAGCCAACCAAAGCTGGGATTTTATGGTTACTTTAACACATTTTGATTTGTTTGGTTCCCTATTAGGGACTGAAATGGTACTGTACAGTGTTGCACTTTTTCTTGGGTTTGGTTTGACAATATTTGTAAGTATCAAAACGGGTAACTAGAGTGCtgcactcgtagagcgcaaacctccgccaacactagtttccaattccacaaatttttacctttgacAAAAATTTAAAGGCCAAAGTCCTgtaagaagtggcttttcataaactaaaatataatacaaaatatagatcaaaagggctttgcaatgttaaaatcaaatatccactaaatctgcaatatggatcagatgcaaaTCAAACTttgttcattgagagtgtcagtttgcacctcattttcacaaatgagtgattgagtcacttttgattgagatataatgtaaaatgttcaccaaatgggtttttcaatattaaattcaaatgtccacaaaatccacagtccggatcagatctggatcaaactttgtcaggtgatagagtGCCAGTCTGAacctcactttaaaatatgagagtgattagggcacattttattaagatataatataaaatataaattaaatggccacaaactcTGTAATTAAAgagagatttttcctgactttggcctttgacctatgaccttgaaagttgaatcagttcttgcctatcaggacatTAATCTTCAGTAACAATTCCATAATGATATATCAAAgaatgtgggctccaggctgttcaccagcagacaaacaaacaaatgggggcAAAAACAGAACCTCCTTCAACTTCATTGGCGAGGGTAAATATAAATCTCAAAGAGCACCATGTCCCCTCATTGGTCAGAAATGTTGCTTTATATTACAGAAGAGCATAAGTCATCACGGCAGCTTTCAGAGTCTGGTGAACTGAGGTGCCAATATCAGAGCTGTGTGTCGCCTCAACTTGTTTATTCCTGcccactttttttgtttttaacctctGCCACTGAAGTTGAAGAAGGATATGTTTTcagccctgtttgtttgtttgtctgtttttttagtAACGTGATGTACTACAAGCTCGAGTGAAGTTTCCTTTCTAAATAGTTAATTGAACATTAATATTTCTGGGCttttgcaaatttgtctgaggcacAGTGTGAACCCACAAATCATTCTTGCAAACTTTGATAAGAAAATAAACACAGCAGAATTCACAGTTGGTTCAGATCCTTTGACTCATTTTGCATTCTCATCCCCAAGTGATCTGAAGCACAGTCCATGTGGAACCGTACCGCCTCATAGTCTTCTGTAGACGTGGCCATTTGTTTGGTCCACAGCTTAATGTGAAAGCATATTTGCACTTTGAGAAACAAAGCAAACTATCAGAATAAACAGACTATGGGCTGATTGAAACCGATCAAACAGGTTAGGTGTGAACGCTCCCTGAATGTACTTAGACTGAGATCTAACTCAAAGGAAGGAATCTTTAGAtactttacaaccccaattccaatgacgttgggacgttgtgtgaaatgtaaataaaaacagaatacaatgattcaacctatattcaactgaatacaccacaaagacaagatatttaatgttcaaactgatagactttttttgtttttgtgtcaatatttgctcattttgaaatggatgcctgcaacacatttaaaaaaagctgggacaggggcaacagaagactgggaaagtggaagaatgctcaaagaacacctgtttggaacattccacaggtgaacaggttaattggaaacaggtgagtgtcgtgattgggtataaaaagagcatccccaaaaggttcagccgttcacaagcaaagatggggcaaggatcaccactttatgaacaactacatgaaaaaatagtccaacattttaagaacagttgcaagtaatttagggattccatcatctacagtccataatataatcagaagattcagagaatctggagaactttctacacgtaagcagtaaggccgaaaaccaacattggatgcccgtgaccttcaatccctcaggtggcacctcattaaaaccaacatcattgtgtaaaggatcttaccgcgtgagctcaggaacacttcagaaaaccattgtcagttaatacagttcgtcactacatctacaagtgcaagttaaaactctaccatgcaaagtgaaagccatacagtagtgttcagaatagtagtagtgctatgtgactaaaaagattaatccaggttttgagtatatttcttattgttacatgggaaacaaggtaccagtagattcagtagattctcacaaatccaacaagaccaagcattcatgatatgcacactgttaaggctatgaaattgggctattagtgaaaaaagtagaaaagggcgtgttcacaataatagtagcatctgctgttgacgctacaaactcaaaacttttatgttcaaactgcgtttttagcaatcctgtgaatcactaaacaagtatttagttgtataaccacagtttgtcatgatttcttcacatacatcatgatacctggtatgcgatatataggcccaacaccatagtaggagaaacatgcccatatcatgatgcttgcaccaccatgcttcactgtctttactgtgaactgtggcttgaattcagagtttggggggtcgtctcacaaactgtctgcggcccttggaccccaaaagaacaattttactctcatcagtccacaaaatattcctccatttctctttaggccagttgatgtgttctttggcaaattgtaacctcttctgcacacgtcttttatttaacagagggactttgcgggggattcttgcaaataaattagcttcacacaggcgtcttctgtcacagcacttacaggtaactccagactgtctttgatcatcctggagctgatcaatgggtgagcctttgctaatctggttattcttctatccattttgatggttgttttccattttcttccacgcgtctctgttttttttttgtccattttaaagcattggagatcattgtagatgaacagcctataattttttgcacctgcgtataagttttcccctctccaatcaactttttaatcaaactacgctgttcttctgaacaatgtcttgaacgtcccatgcttttcaaagagaaaagcatgttcaacaggtgctggcttcatccttaaataggggacacctgattcacacctgtttgttccacaaaattgacaaactcactgactgaatgccacactactattattgtgaacacccccttttctactttttttactaatagcccaatttcatagccttaagaagcctcaaaacctggattaatctttttagtcacatagcactactattattctgaactctactgtacatcaacaacattcagaaatgccgctgccttctctgggccagatttgaaatggacagacacaaaatggaaaagtgtgctgtggtctgatgagtccacatttcaaattgtttttggaaatcatggatgttgtgtcctctggacaaaagaggaaaaagaccatccagattgttaccagcacaaagttcaaaagccagcatctgtgatggtatgggggtgtgttagtgcccatggcatgggcaacttacacatctgtgatggcaccatcaatgctgaaaggtacatccaggttttggagcaacacatgctgccatccaagcaacgtctttttcagggacatccctgcttatttcagcaagacaatgccaagccacattctgcacgtgttacaacagcgtggctttgtagtaaaagagtgcgagtactagactggcctgcctgcagtccagacctgtcgtccattgaaaacgtgtggcgcattatgaagcgcaaaatacaacaatggagaccccagactgttgaataactgaagtcgtacatcaagcaagaatgggaaagaattccacctacaaagcttcaacagttagtgtcctcagttcccaaatgcttattgagtgttgttagaaggaaaggtgatgtaacacaggttgaagaggatttgcaaatcattgtattctgttatttacattttacacaatgtcccaacttcattggaattggggttataattaaaaaaaaattattcattacctccgccaacttGGTAATGTTTTCACCGGTGTTTGTCTTTTTGCAGTATAATTCAAAAAGTAATGAATGGATTTCAATAAACCTTGGTGAGAAGATGGATAATGTTCTTGGGAATAAATGATTTCATTTTGGAGGCAAtacagaatatattctggaaatgagatccagaagaatattTTGCATATTCCAGCATTTAACTCAAAGTTGTGAGAGGATTTTGGTGTGTCGATGTGTAATGTCCTACAAAATGAGGGGTTTATTTTGTATTTGAtctggaacatattttggatccacAAGATGGTTTATGGGTATGCACTCACAGAGTGCCTTCTAGTTTTCATACAGTTCACATAATGAAAGCTGAAACTAAAAGCCGATACTGTCAGCTGCAAAATAAAGTGGTTTCATTTTGCATATAATGTGTGTTTCTTTCTGTATTAGTCATTGAACTGTTTTGTATGTATGTTATTACTAAGATCAGATCAAAAAGAGTAATTTTccattaacaacaaaaaaaaatcacatgctccctgttttgtcttaaCTGTACCTCTGAGTCCTACAGTATCTTACATTTATAGAGAAAATTATATAAAACATTGAGACCCACTGTGCCTGTGCTTGCAGTTTAAAAGTTTTACAttactatttttattattaataaaatatGTGTATTTATGGCTTTGCAGCCTTCACGTTTAAATTCTGCACATCACACTTACTTGATCACCAAATTTTATGTAATTCGAAGATAATTACgggttaaaaaataaatcaggCACAATCCCCCTTTTCAGGCATGTCAAACATTTGATTGCATAAATTAAAGTTAATAATTACCTGGCTTCTTTCTATACATGCCAGAATTTGGAGTTTAAAAAAACATGAATTTTTGATCTGATATGACCATAACATGAGACATTTTGTTTATGGTTTGATTCACACCTGTCTTAGCCTGATACAATGAATTAGTGGAGTTTTTGTTCAGGGAACTGGAATTCAGGTTTTAAATTTATTGCATTGAAAACACAGTGATACATAAGCAGACATGGAACCATATTAGACATATGGAAGCTTTCCTTTTGAGCTGCAACATTCTTGTAATTATATCATATTACTATAAAATTGCATTATACAAATACATTGTCTTAAGAGGTAAAAGACATTTTGATTTCTTATTGGGGTCAGATACTCAgtccatccggaaagtattcacacattttgttgttacagccttattccaaaatagagtaaattcaattttttacactcaaaattctactcacaataccccataataacatcaatcaatcaatttttttcaatcaattttttttatatagcgccaaatcacaacaaacagttgccccaaggcgctttatattgtaaggcaaggccatacaataattatgtaaaaccccaacggtcaaaacgaccccctgtgagcaagcacttggctacagtgggaaggaaaaactcccttttaacaggaagaaacctccagcagaaccaggctcagggaggggcagtcttctgctgggactggttggggctgagggagagaaccaggaaaaagacatgctgtggaggggagcagagatcgatcactaatgattaaatgcagagtggtgcatacagagcaaaaagagaaagaaacagtgcatcatgggaaccccccagcagtctacgtctatagcagcataactaaggatggttcagggtcacctgatccagccctaactataagctttagcaaaaaggaaagttttaagcctaatcttaaaagtagagagggtgtctgtctccctgatctgaattgggagctggttccacaggagaggagcctgaaagctgaaggctctgcctcccattctactcttacaaaccctaggaactacaagtaagcctgcagtctgagagcgaagcgctctattggggtgatatggtactacgaggtccctaagataagatgggacctgattattcaaaaccttataagtaagaagaagaattttaaattctattctagaattaacaggaagccaatgaagagaggccaatgaaACATGAagttttttattcttatttttgcaaatttattaaaagtaaaaaacaaagaaatcacatgttcataataTAAACAccattgttcaatactttgttgatgcacattcggcagcaattacagcctcatgtcttcataaatatgatgccacaatttttgggcagttttgcccatttctctttgcagcacctctcaagctccatcgggttggatggggagtgtcggtacagctattttcagatctctccagagattttcaatcagattcaggtctgggctctgtctgggccactcaaggacattcacagagttgtcctgaagccactcctttgatatcttggctgtatgccgagagctgtgctgctgaaagatgaactgtcgccccagtctgaggacaagagcgctctggagcaggtttttatccaggatgtctctgtacatttctgcattcatttttccctcaatcctgactagtctatcagttcctgctgctgaaaaacatccccacagcatgatgctgccaccaccgtgcttcactttagggatggagcctggtttcctccaaatgtgatgcctgacattcacaccagagacttcaatctttgtctcatcagaccagagaattttgtttctcatggtctgagagtccttcaagtgccttttgacaaactccaggtgggctgccatgtaccttttactaaggagtggcttccgtctggccacttctaccacacaaatctgattggtggattgttgcagagatggttgtccttcttcaagattctcctctctccacagaggaatgctggagctctgacagagtgtccattgggttcttggtcacctccccgactCAGGCTTTTcttccccaattgctcagtttagatgctgGCTGGCTAGCTCGagtaagagtcctggtggatctgaacttcttccatttagggattgtagaggccactgtgctcactgggaccttcaaagcatcagaaatgtttctgtacccttccccagatgtgtaccttgagacaatcctgcctctgaggtctacagtcaattcctttgacttcatgcttggtttgtgctctgacatatactgtcagctgtgggaccttatgtgtagacaggttTGTATCTTTccgaatcatgtccaatcaactgaatttaccccaggtggactccaatcaagctgtagaaacatctcaatgatgatcagtggaaaaaggaggcacctgagctcaaatttgagcttcaaggcaaaggctgtgaatacttacatacatgtgatttcttagggtttttttttttaaatcatattgtcattatggggtattgtgtggagaattttgaggaaaaaaggattaatttcattcattttggaataagggtgtaacataaaatgtggaaaatgtgcagcgctgtgaatactttctggatgcactgcacctGCTACATAAATTAATTCATGAATAGTTAAGCACAACAGGAGAAAATAGAATAGCCATGTTACTTTGTTAAACTAGGCAAAACACAAAAATAACCTCCTTTTGTTCACTTCCTGTTTACACACATGTTTTGGAGGGAGATCAGTTGTCATAGTTGTGTGGACATTCCAGTCACAGAGGTTTATTTTTAGCCCAGGACCATGATCCTCCTTTATCTGGACGTGCACAATTGTGGCAGAGAGATAGTGTTCCTACTTTACTCCAGTTAACTAACGCACACAACACGAAAAGAGAACAGAGTCTTATGGGAAATTATAAATCAAGACCTTCTCAGACGTGCACAGGTAATCCTTCAGCATCTTCGTGGCTGTGTGAGATGTTTTTTTCTGATGTGTCCATATTGTTGATTTGCTGTAGTGAAGGTCGAGCAGATCAATGTTCTGACTATCAGAcagtttatttgaaaaaaaaaacaaaaatccacatgGTTAATATCTGAATCCTCTCAAATGAAACATTCAGGGTGAAATttggatacatttttttttaatcagcactTGCAAAGTTAAAAGATTTCAAGCCACAAACAGGCATTTAGATTACAAATGTTCTGCATATCTGCAATAATAACAGCTGTAAtgaatcaagtgtagttttgtttttgaaGACGAATGGAAGAAGAAGGTGAGCGAGTCGTACTCTGTGATCGCTGAGAAGTTGGAAGATGACCACCAGGTCAAAGAGAGTGCACTCGTGGAGCTCAGACTGGCCTTCAGGTGGCAGAAATGGATTGCTTTAAAGGGAGAAATTCAACATTGAAGATGTTTTCCTTCACTTTATGATTGTTTTAAGTATCGATATTTGTGTGTGAAGCTCTGATGAGGCTTTTAAGAAGGTGAACATCAACTACCGCACGGAGAAGGGGCTGTCGCTGCTGCATCTCTGCTGCGTATGTGGAGGTATGCATGGAGACTAAACTCTATTAATAATGTCAGAATGTTACTGGGATTACGTCACACTGCTTTTACTGTCTCCTGTGGTGGAAGTTGACTTTTTGACCTCGGTAAGTAAAGCATATATAAAATTTATGTGCTGTCTGTCCACTGAGACTAAAAGAAGTAAATATTTTTGTGCCCTGCAACATTTTCAGTGTTGTCAGTTTGCGAAAGGTAAAGGAAATACATTTTAGAATACATTACGGTACATATTTTGCAGGGAACAAATCCCATGTCAGCACCCTGATGCTTAAAGGCTTGCGTCCCACCAGACTGAGCAAAAATGGATTCACTGCACTCCACCTGGCTGCTTACAAGGTGAGAAAGATTAGAAAGTACTATATGCAGTTAAGTCCATAAGTAACCCAGCAGTGGCATCCGTACTTCACCACATCCATCCTCTTttctgatagtgcagcagataaggagAAAAATAGTTCAGTTgtacaaagaaacaaaatttggCACACTCACTAGGACCAACTCTTTTGAAAAGTTTGGATAGCCACGCAAaatttcaatatggccaccattttttcaagatggccgccagttgtaccaatttccatcattttttcgttatacatataaaaaaaaaacacattcaagTGTTCCATTCCTGTTCCACTTTGCAGAACAGTTAATGTAATAAGTCAGAAGTAATATATTTTTAGACTGGTGGttgactctcactgcggtattgtagcacagcagtgtttttctgtatctgttagctgtttaatctgcgtaattagattgatctagataactagataaggatttgtttcacagtgtaatcttcacgtgccttaactaaagcactccctctgctgaatcacctctaaattatttacacattattcactttgtgtgtttttaggaatccgctagcttagcgcagctactagctcttagctggtttagcatggcggcttctcctgtctctcccgcacttctcttctctgggtgtgaaatgtttagttattcctcggcctcctttagcagtaatggtacttgtaataagtgtagcttattcatagctttggaggccaggctgggcgaattggcgactcggctccacaccttggaaaatcctacagctagccaggcccctgtagtcggtgcggaccaaggtagcttagccgccgttagctgtcccccagcagatcccgagcagccaggaaagcaggccggctgggtgactgtgaggaggaagcgtagtcctaaacacaagccccctgtacaccaccaacctgttcacatctctaaccgtttttccccactcggcggcacacccgccaaggaacaaactctggttattggcgactctgttttgagaaatgtgaagttagcgacaccagcaaccatagtcaattgtcttccgggggccagagcaggcaacattgaaggaaatttgaaactgctggctaaggctaagcgtaaattcggtaagattgtaattcatgtcggcagtaatgacacccggttacgccaatcggaggtcactaaatttaacattgaatcggtgtgtaactttgcaaaaacaatgtcggactctgtagttttctctgggcccctccccaatcggaccgggagtgacatgtttagccgcatgttctccttgaattgctgtctgtctgagtggtgtccaaaaaatgaggtggccttcatagataactggcaaagcttctggggaaaacctggtcttgttaggagagacggcatccatcccactttggatggagcagctctcatttctagaaatctggccaattttattaaaccctccaaaccgtgactatccagggttgggaccaggaagcagagttgtagtcttccacacctctctgcagcttctctccccctgccatcccgccaataccccatccccgtagagacggtgcctgctcccagaccaccaacaaccagtaaaaatttatttaagcataaaaattcaaaaagaaaaaataatatagcaccttcaactgcaccacagactaaaaaagttaaatgtggtctattaaacattaggtctctctcttctaagtccctgttagtaaatgatataataattgatgaacatattgatttattctgccttacagaaacctggttacagcaggatgaatatgttagtttaaatgagtcaacacccccgaatcacactaactgtcagaatgctcgtagcatgggccgaggcggaggattagcagcaatcttccactccagcttattaattaatcaaaaacccagacagagctttaattcatttgaaagcttgactcttagtcttggccatccaaattggaagtcccaaaaaacagttttatttgttgttatctatcgtccacctggttgttactgtgagtttctctgtgaattttcagaccttttgtctgacttagtgcttaggtcagataagataattatagtgggagattttaacatccacatagatgctgagaatgatagcctcaacactgcatttaatctattattggactcagttggctttgctcaaaatgtaaatgagtccacccaccactttaatcatactttagatcttgttttgacttatggtatggaaattgaagacttaacagtattccatgaaaacccccttctgtctgatcatttcttaataacatttacatttactttaatggactacccagcagtggggaataagtttcattacagtagaagtctttcggaaagcgctgtaaccaggtttaaggatatgattccttctttcttatgttctccaatgccatataccaacacagtgcagagtagctacctaaactctgtgagtgagatagattatcttgtcaat
The nucleotide sequence above comes from Thalassophryne amazonica chromosome 10, fThaAma1.1, whole genome shotgun sequence. Encoded proteins:
- the fpgt gene encoding fucose-1-phosphate guanylyltransferase, whose amino-acid sequence is MNQECLRRLKVATREKIKKFELLRGRGVETGRFWDVVVVSAMDESQRQAYELQIREKVERKELPLGVDYKVFSDPPGYKIGNGGSTLYALQHLTEMFGETLGQLKVILIHAGGWSQRLPHASSLGKIFTALPLGEPLYQMLELKLAMYMEFPSHMKPGILVTCADDIEVYSVAENDNIRFDKPGFTALAHPSSLSIGTTHGVFVLDLCEESKFSDMANVSCLQFLHKPSIAQMRNSGAVCNRGSNCLSDTEFVYTDSTYYVDFDTARSLLKFFKEVGTLECEVDAYGDFLQALGPKAMIEYTSNTANVPKVEDSLVEIRKKIFTVLTGTPLNVIVLNNSRFFHIGTMSEYLFHLTEDEELKAMLGLLSAAFSKHLDENTVGSSASCVMYSVLGHGCSVGPQSVVEYSRLEAGVIVGRGCIVSSCWVGPGLSVPDGVVIHSICINQNGELKFVTIIFGINDNLKHTVKSQVHLKDLKLFGLSLEECLSCWQLDTLRFSGDASSCSLWNACLFPVCTDLQSAFSKSLEMQQAVLCGSLLTLPKNTKLISMHEALQYKNLDEMLKFRKELHSDITQR